The following are encoded together in the Candidatus Woesebacteria bacterium genome:
- the rpmG gene encoding 50S ribosomal protein L33 produces MARKSKSEIVAMICAICKSQNYVTTRNKLNMEEKLKLSKFCKLCKKQTEHKETTKLK; encoded by the coding sequence ATGGCAAGAAAATCAAAATCAGAAATAGTCGCTATGATTTGTGCAATTTGTAAATCGCAAAATTACGTTACAACGCGTAACAAGTTAAATATGGAAGAAAAACTTAAATTAAGTAAGTTTTGTAAACTGTGCAAGAAACAAACTGAGCACAAAGAAACCACAAAATTGAAGTAA
- a CDS encoding dihydrofolate reductase family protein produces MKIILTMAVSANGIIASKSGSEDFLSHTNWLQFVRLAKRVGCFMWGRKTYEAVIKWEGDYIKDLDGVKKVIVSQSNLDLKEGFVSVNSPENALEMLNADGFTEAIITGGSTLNSAFAEKGLIDEVILDVNPSILGEGIPVFNPSDFLLTLDLIDVERINDGIVEMHYRVIK; encoded by the coding sequence ATGAAAATTATTCTTACAATGGCAGTTTCAGCTAATGGAATTATTGCTTCAAAATCAGGAAGTGAAGATTTTCTCTCACATACTAACTGGTTACAGTTCGTTAGGTTAGCAAAGAGAGTTGGTTGCTTCATGTGGGGAAGAAAAACATACGAAGCAGTTATTAAATGGGAAGGAGATTACATCAAAGATCTCGATGGAGTTAAAAAAGTAATTGTTTCTCAATCAAATCTCGATCTTAAAGAGGGATTTGTATCTGTTAACTCTCCAGAAAACGCATTAGAAATGCTTAATGCTGATGGCTTTACAGAAGCAATAATTACAGGAGGTTCCACCCTGAACAGTGCATTTGCTGAAAAAGGACTGATTGATGAAGTTATCCTTGATGTTAACCCTTCTATTTTAGGAGAAGGCATACCAGTGTTTAATCCCTCTGACTTCCTGCTGACCTTAGATTTAATCGATGTTGAAAGAATCAACGATGGAATTGTTGAAATGCATTATAGAGTAATAAAATAA